The proteins below come from a single Solea senegalensis isolate Sse05_10M linkage group LG2, IFAPA_SoseM_1, whole genome shotgun sequence genomic window:
- the klf5b gene encoding Krueppel-like factor 5, whose product MAAAVRNNVWVAPGQQDAQFLHKTTAPLTADGLRGGDHGQVLCNTRDAVPGTSCFHEYNVGKSEMDSYLSPQPQEVVNSKMSCRDGALMPEPPFPEDFASPYSVNMSLLLPDITYLHPGLCRTMRQIKSEPSHSLMHPTCQSNGAPPTLPGVLGTVDTASSHFFIKQEVPDFQDVPLFQLLNSDLEQLVHGSQLNSLNMAPLSLPNGNVHVNPVQNPTKPAGSPQSQCFQFNQHLGHQQRPTYLPPSPPNSEPPSPDRRKGLLHNLSPPPSYEASIASKLTFHTHNPIDPGQTSSAAPIQGADQSSCARVIQSPCVGPVQRSSLSSVQTTTGVGPLSPVLAQSAPAKYNRRNNPDLERRRIHHCDVAGCKKVYTKSSHLKAHLRTHTGEKPYQCSWEGCEWRFARSDELTRHMRKHTGAKPFQCGVCSRCFSRSDHLALHMKRHQR is encoded by the exons ATGGCCGCTGCTGTGAGGAATAACGTCTGGGTTGCTCCGGGGCAGCAGGACGCGCAGTTTCTCCACAAAACCACCGCGCCACTGACAGCGGACGGTCTGAGAGGTGGAGATCATGGACAAGTGCTGTGTAACACGAGGGATGCCGTCCCGGGAACTTCATGCTTTCATGAGTACAATGTG GGTAAGTCAGAGATGGACAGCTACCTGTCTCCACAGCCACAGGAAGTTGTAAATTCCAAAATGTCGTGCAGGGATGGCGCTCTGATGCCAGAACCACCTTTCCCCGAGGACTTTGCCTCACCCTACAGTGTCAACATGAGCCTGCTCCTTCCTGACATCACATACCTGCACCCTGGTCTCTGCAGGACTATGAGACAGATCAAATCAGAGCCGTCACACTCCCTGATGCACCCCACCTGTCAGAGCAACGGGGCGCCACCGACACTCCCAGGTGTTCTGGGCACAGTCGACACAGCGAGCAGTCATTTTTtcatcaaacaggaagtgcctgaCTTCCAGGATGTTCCCCTGTTTCAGCTGCTGAACTCTGATTTGGAGCAGCTCGTTCATGGATCGCAGCTGAACTCCCTCAACATGGCACCGCTAAGTCTTCCAAATGGGAACGTCCATGTAAACCCAGTGCAGAATCCTACCAAGCCTGCAGGCAGTCCTCAGAGTCAATGTTTTCAATTCAATCAACACTTAGGCCATCAGCAGAGACCGACCTATCTGCCACCTTCTCCTCCAAACTCTGAGCCCCCGAGTCCAGACAGGAGGAAGGGGCTCCTTCACAATCTGTCCCCACCTCCCTCCTATGAAGCCAGTATTGCCTCTAAATTAACTTTCCACACCCATAATCCCATTGATCCAGGGCAGACTTCCAGTGCCGCTCCAATCCAAGGTGCAGACCAAAGCTCCTGTGCCAGAGTAATCCAAAGTCCATGTGTTGGACCGGTCCAGCGTTCAAGTCTGTCCTCAGTTCAGACGACAACAGGTGTTGGCCCGCTGTCCCCAGTGTTGGCCCAGTCGGCTCCAGCTAAGTACAACAGAAGGAATAATCCTGATCTGGAGAGACGGCGGATTCACCACTGTGATGTTGCAG GATGCAAGAAAGTTTACACCAAGTCTTCTCATTTGAAAGCCCACCTACGGACCCACACAG GAGAGAAGCCGTACCAGTGCTCGTGGGAGGGATGTGAGTGGCGCTTTGCTCGCTCTGATGAGCTGACTCGCCATATGAGGAAACACACAGGGGCAAAGCCCTTCCAGTGCGGAGTGTGTAGCCGCTGTTTCTCCCGCTCTGACCACCTGGCCCTGCACATGAAAAGACACCAGCGCTAG